AGTCCAAGTCGCAATCTTCGTCCGGCATATCGTAGTTGATCGTTGGAGGTAGGAAGCCTTTTTCCATCCCACCTAAGCAGGCGATGAGTTCTACGGCTCCCGCAGCACCGAGCAGATGACCGATCATGGATTTGGTAGAACTAACAGGAATTCTGTATGCGTGTTCACCGAAGAGGGTTTTAATGGCGTTCGTTTCGGCAATATCGCCAATGGGTGTCGAGGTGCCGTGAGCATTGATATAATCGACAGCATCGAGTGGCAATTCCGCATCTCGGAGTGCAAATTCCATCGCCTTTGCCGCGCCTTCACCATTCTCAGGCGGACTTACCATATCGTGGGCATCTGATGTCATTCCATAGCCGATTATCTCAGCGTAGATATACGCACCGCGCTTTTTGGCGTGTGATAGCGATTCGAGAATTAGGACACCCGCACCATCCCCCATGACAAAGCCGTCCCGATCCTTCGTAAACGGGCGCGAGGCGCGTTCAGGTTCATGATTTCGAGCGGACATGGCGCGCATCGAACAGAACCCAGCGAACGCTAAGGGTGTAATCGCCGATTCTGTGCCACCCGTAAACATCACGTCTGCTTCACCCCGTTGAATGATACGGAACGAATCACCGATAGAATGGTTCGCACTTGCGCAGGCAGTGACGGACGTAGCATTAGGACCTTTGAGGTTAAAATGGATTGAGAGCTGCCCTGCCGCCATGTTAATAATCATATAGGGGACAAGGAATGGACTCACGCGTTTCGCTCCCCTTTCAGCGAGGATTTTAGCGTTATCTTCGAGGACACCGATGCCGCCAATCCCTGAACCCATTTGGACCCCCGCACGGTAAGGGTCAACTTCGTCAAGTTCCAACCCGGCATCTTTGTGTGCCATAATTGCAGCAGCAAGCGCGTACTGAATAAACAGCGGCAACCTTGATGCAGCACGGCGGTCCATATATTGTTCCGCTTGGAAATTCTTGACCTCTCCGGCGATTTGGGTGCGATACTCGGAAGCATCAAAATAGGTTAAAGGTCCGATTCCGTTTTTACCGATAGCAAGCGCATCCCAATATTCTTCTTTCGTATTGCCAATGGCATTGACAACACCGATTCCTGTAATAACTACACGCTCCACGAGACCGATCCTTTTTTATTGAATAGTTATGGGTTCGCCTGCTACGCAGGCTTTCAGTCATCGGTTATCAGTTAAAAGAGGGCGTTATTAAACGAGAACCTCTTAACTGATAACTGATAACTAAAATCTACACGTGTTCGTCTAAGTAACTCAGGGCATCTTGAACAGTCTGGATTTTCTCCGCATCACTGTCTGGGATTTCGATATCGAATTCCTCTTCAAGTGCCATGACCAGCTCAACAGTATCAAGTGAGTCAGCCCCCAGGTCTTCCATAAAGGAGGCGTCTGGAGTGACATTATCTTCTTCAACACCGAGTTGTTTTGCGATAATTTCGATGAGGCGTTCTTGGTTTGTTGCCATAAGCGTTTCTCTGATCTGTTCTTAAAAACCTATGTTTTTCTAAAGAAATCCATAGAATTCTTAAAGGGCTCCTAATCCCCTGTTACGACACCCGTCAGTGTCTAAGCCTGCCCACACCCAACGCAATCTGCCACGTAGCAGAAGATGTAAGCGACTTGCATACCTCAAGGTACACGAGGTATGGACGAACCGTCAAAGTTAGTGCCGAAACACTAACGTCTTATTTCTCTGTCTCCCATTGTCGTTATAATTTTCTATACCGCTTCGACGTTGCGGGTGGTGCGGGTTGCGTGGTTTATAGCAAAGTCGTGGTTCTGTGACTTCACTCACTACAACACTTCGCCCAAAGACAAACCTGTTTTTTAGGGTTTCCACAGATTTGTCAAGACTTATTCAGGATTAGAGGTCCTTAGGACATCTTCCTCTAAATTATGGCTGTCGGCAGTCAACCATCGGCTGTTGGCAAGAAAACCTCTTGGTTTTCGAGAGCCGAGAACCGAAAGCCGATGAATTACATCACCATGCCACCGTCAACCTGAAGCGTTTGGCCGGTGATATAGCGTGCAGCATCCGATGCCAAAAAACAGACAGCATCTGCCACATCTTCTGGGTGCCCAAACGCCCGTAACGGAATCAACTCAAGCAGTTGCTGCTGACTCTGTTCGGGTATTTGTGCCGTCATATCTGTCGTGATAAAGCCGGGAGCAATAGCATTGACCGTGATACCGCGGGCACCGACCTCTTTCGCGGTAGCCTTCGTCAAACCTATAATGCCAGCTTTCGCAGCGGCATAACTCGCTTGTCCTGCGTTTCCCACGAGTCCGATAACTGACGAAATGTTAATAATTCGTCCACTTTTCTGACGTATCATAGGACGGAGAACTGCCCGGGTGCAGTACATGGTCCCGGTCAAATTTGTCTGTAATACAGCGTTCCAGTCCTCATCTTTAAGGCGCATGAGCAACATATCACGGGTAATCCCAGCATTGTTCACAAGAATATCGATTTGTGAAAATTGCGAAATCGACTTTTCAATAAGAGTGTCAACATCCGCCTTTTCGGAGATGTCAGCAGCCATTGAGAACGCGGTATAGCCCTTTCCCTGCAGCGTATCAGCGATCTGTCCGACTGCTTCAGCGGAACGAGAGCAAAGCACGACATTTGCACCGGCTTTGCAGAGACCACGTGCAATCGCTGCTCCGATGCCTCGCGACGCACCTGTAACGATTGCGGTTTTACCACTCAGCACATCTGCTTTAAAGGCACTTTGTTCTTCGGAGGTCACGTCATCACGATCACCGTGATGGTGTGCCTCCGCAGTTGTTTCACTCATTTTTTATTTACCACTTCCATGTTCATCTGTTAGCAGAGATAACGTTTCAATATCTTCAACGTTCACAGCACTACTTTCTGGCAAGGTCCGCTTCACCAAACCGGACAAAACTTTGCTGGGTCCAACCTCTACAAAATGCGTAATGCCGGTTTTCTCAAGAGTCTGCAGTGTTTTTTCCCATTGGACGGGTCGTGTTATCTGTTGAAATAGAAGATGTCTAATATCATCTGCATCTGCGGCGAACTCGCCCGTTACATTCATCACAATATCGGCTTGCGGGGACTGCATTGTCACCGATTCGAGTGGTGATGCGAATTTCTGTTGCGCGGGTGCCATGAGTGGCGAATGAAACGCCCCACTGACCGGCAACGGACGACACCGCCTCGCACCAATTTCGGCTTTTGCAAGTTCGAGGACGTGGTTGACTGCTTCGACTTCTCCAGAGATTACCAGTTGTCCAGGGCAGTTGTAATTGGCGATGTTCACAACACCTTCAGCCATGTCACAAAGTTCTTGCAGCCGCTCCGTTTCCATTCCGAGGATCGCCGCCATCGTGCCCTGCTGTGTCCTCCCAGCTTCCGCCATGAAACTCGCTCGTGCGTGTACCAAGCGCAGCGCATCTTCAAAGCCGATCACCCCTGCCGCCACGAGTGCGGAATACTCTCCCAAACTGTGTCCAGCGACCGCTCTCGGCACGATACCGCATTCCTTTAGAACTTGCAACGTTGCCACGCTACAGGTTAGAATCGCCAGTTGTGTGTTTTCAGTCTGCTTTAAGTCTGCTTCTGGTCCCTCAAAACAGAGTTGTCGCAACTCCCGTCCGAGGACTGCATCTGCCTCCTGAAAAACAGCATCGGCGGCTGGGTAAGTCTGTGCCAGTTCTGCACCCATGCCTACCTGTTGTGAACCTTGTCCCGGAAAAATGAATGCCAAATAGTTATCAGTCATCAGTTATCAGTTGTCGATAGAAGAGAGGTAGATTGCATAAAAACCATTGTG
Above is a window of Candidatus Poribacteria bacterium DNA encoding:
- the fabF gene encoding beta-ketoacyl-ACP synthase II, encoding MERVVITGIGVVNAIGNTKEEYWDALAIGKNGIGPLTYFDASEYRTQIAGEVKNFQAEQYMDRRAASRLPLFIQYALAAAIMAHKDAGLELDEVDPYRAGVQMGSGIGGIGVLEDNAKILAERGAKRVSPFLVPYMIINMAAGQLSIHFNLKGPNATSVTACASANHSIGDSFRIIQRGEADVMFTGGTESAITPLAFAGFCSMRAMSARNHEPERASRPFTKDRDGFVMGDGAGVLILESLSHAKKRGAYIYAEIIGYGMTSDAHDMVSPPENGEGAAKAMEFALRDAELPLDAVDYINAHGTSTPIGDIAETNAIKTLFGEHAYRIPVSSTKSMIGHLLGAAGAVELIACLGGMEKGFLPPTINYDMPDEDCDLDYVPNESRDATIKVVLSNAFGFGGHNTSIAIRRFSD
- the acpP gene encoding acyl carrier protein, coding for MATNQERLIEIIAKQLGVEEDNVTPDASFMEDLGADSLDTVELVMALEEEFDIEIPDSDAEKIQTVQDALSYLDEHV
- the fabG gene encoding 3-oxoacyl-ACP reductase FabG → MLSGKTAIVTGASRGIGAAIARGLCKAGANVVLCSRSAEAVGQIADTLQGKGYTAFSMAADISEKADVDTLIEKSISQFSQIDILVNNAGITRDMLLMRLKDEDWNAVLQTNLTGTMYCTRAVLRPMIRQKSGRIINISSVIGLVGNAGQASYAAAKAGIIGLTKATAKEVGARGITVNAIAPGFITTDMTAQIPEQSQQQLLELIPLRAFGHPEDVADAVCFLASDAARYITGQTLQVDGGMVM
- the fabD gene encoding ACP S-malonyltransferase, with product MTDNYLAFIFPGQGSQQVGMGAELAQTYPAADAVFQEADAVLGRELRQLCFEGPEADLKQTENTQLAILTCSVATLQVLKECGIVPRAVAGHSLGEYSALVAAGVIGFEDALRLVHARASFMAEAGRTQQGTMAAILGMETERLQELCDMAEGVVNIANYNCPGQLVISGEVEAVNHVLELAKAEIGARRCRPLPVSGAFHSPLMAPAQQKFASPLESVTMQSPQADIVMNVTGEFAADADDIRHLLFQQITRPVQWEKTLQTLEKTGITHFVEVGPSKVLSGLVKRTLPESSAVNVEDIETLSLLTDEHGSGK